From a single Myotis daubentonii chromosome 5, mMyoDau2.1, whole genome shotgun sequence genomic region:
- the LOC132234165 gene encoding olfactory receptor 7A5-like — MEPGNDTHISEFLLLGLSQALELQPLIFGLFLSMFLITVFGNLLIILAVSSDSHLHTPMYFFLSNLSLVDICFTSTTIPKMLVNIQTQSKAITYEGCITQMYFYTLFVVLDNFTLTVMAYDRFVAICHPLHYMVIMNPQLCRMLVLVSWILSFLNSLVHSLMVLQLSFCADVEISHFFCELNQVVQLACSDTFLNNIMIYFLIVLLGGGPFAGILYSYSKIVSCICAIPSAQGKYKAFSTCASHLSVVSLFYGTSLGVYLTSAATQNAQSSAIASVMYTVATPMLNPFIYSLRNNDIKRALERFLGR, encoded by the coding sequence atggaACCAGGCAATGATACGCATATTTCAGAATTCCTCCTCCTGGGACTTTCACAGGCACTGGAACTAcagcccctcatatttgggcttttcctctctATGTTCCTGATCACTGTGTTtggaaacctgctcatcatcctggctgTCAGCTCAGACTCCCATTTACACACTCctatgtacttcttcctctctaacctgtccttggtagacatctgtttcacctctaccaccatcccaaagatgctggtgaacatccagacacagagcaAAGCCATCACCTATGAAGGCTGCATCACACAGATGTATTTTTATACACTTTTTGTAGTGTTGGACAACTTTACCCTGActgtgatggcctatgaccggtttgtggccatctgccaccccttACACTACATGGTCATCATGAACCCCCAGCTTTGTAGAATGCTGGTCCTGGTGTCCTGGATTCTGAGTTTCTTAAATTCCTTGGTACATAGCTTAATGGTGTTGCAACTGTCCTTCTGCGCAGACGTAGAAATCTcccactttttctgtgaactcaatCAGGTGGTTCAACTTGCCTGTTCTGACACCTTTCTTAACAAcattatgatatattttttaattgtgctACTAGGTGGTGGTCCCTTTGCTGGGATCCTTTACTCTTACTCTAAGATAGTCTCCTGTATATGTGCAATCCCTTCAGCTCAGGGGAAGTATAAAGCATTTTCTACCTGTGCGTCTCACCTCTcagttgtctccttattttatggTACGAGCCTAGGAGTTTATCTCACCTCTGCTGCTACCCAAAATGCACAGTCAAGTGCAATAGCCTCGGTGATGTACACTGTGGCcacacccatgctgaaccccttcatctacagtctgAGGAACAATGACATAAAGAGGGCCCTGGAAAGATTCCTTGGCAGGTAA